GAAGATTTATTAGTACAAACGCTCACCTTAACAGGGGTAGCGTAGTCTCTTAACTTGTCACAAATACATATTGCCTTGCGGCAAAAATTAACCAAGTAATTACCTGGTTAATTTTTTATGGTTAAATATAGGTCAAAATCGCTTTTAGGAAAAGATTCTGGTAGCTTACAGTTTAATCCCAATGTGGCTTGTCATTCCTGGCAAGAGTTAGAACAGTACACCAGTAGTTGTCAGACTTGCGGACTATCAAAATCTCGCACTCAGGTGGTGGCTGGTAGATATAGCAAAAATAAAAAAGCGGACCTACTCATCATTGGCGAAGGACCAGGACAAAAAGAAGACGAACAAGGACTAGCTTTTGTGGGGGATTCGGGTGCTTTGCTCGATATTATGTTGAATGCAGTTGGTTTGGACTCTTGGTACATTACCAATGTGGTTCGCTGTCGTCCCCCCAACAATCGCACTCCCACCAAAGCAGAATGTCTTAGCTGTTGGGGTTTTTTGCAAAGTGAGATTGTCCTGGTGCAGCCCAAAGCAATTCTCTGTTTGGGTAAAGTTGCTACTAAAACCATTATTAATAGCTCAGCTAAGTTTGAGAAGATGATGCGGAGTTCGCATCAATATTTTGAATATCCAGTGTGGGTAACTTACCATCCTGCCTATTTACTCAGGCAGCCCCAGCTAAGTGAATACAGTCCTAAATGGGAGGCATGGCAAGTATTGTGTCGTTTAAAACTATATTTAAACGGCTTGCGCCTTAAAAATAACGATTAATCGTTATTAAATTAATAAATAAATACTTATGGTTAAAACTGCTTCAAAGAACACTGGCAGAAAATCTAATGCTACTAAAACTGCGGCTACAATTGAGTCAGGTAAATGTACTTTGAGTATCAAACCTAAAATTCTGACGAGTAGTTTAGGGCTACTCTACGCAGCAATTGGTAGCAACAGGCAAGGTGTAGATAGACTAAAAATTGAGGTGGGCGACGGTAAGAGTGTTTTCAGTGTTGGAGGCGATGTTAGTGTTGAAATTGCCTATAAAGCAAATAAAACATTAAAAGCAGAAACAGTTCAGGTTAGCTGCAAACAAATTAAGAGTTTGGCTTCTTATCTCGATACTTCCGATCAGCAATTGACTTTGGGTGAAGAAAAAGTTACTGTTGCCAATCGCAAAAGAACTTATAGCTATGAGTTGTTAACCTATAAAGATGTTTTTCCTGAAGATAAAGCTGAGTATGAACCTGTAGCCAAAATTAAAGCATTAGAATTTAAACAGGCTTTAGATAAGGTTATTCCTTTTGTAGATAACGATCTCAAGACGATTTTTAGTGGTGTATGTCTGCAATTAAAGTCTGTAGATCCTAGTGTTGATGAGGATGTAGACTCAGATACTCTTGGGCTAACCCTGACTGGTATAACCGTACCTAGTATGATGAGTACTGTGACCATAAACGTGGATTCAGTAGATACTAATAGTCTTAGCAGTTTCGAAGAGACTACCATTGTCTTACCCAAGAAAGCTGCTTCTTTTATTGCTAGTCAGGCTGAAGACTTTACCTTGTTGATTAGTGAAAAATCAGTACGGTTTGAATGGCTTAATGTTAAATGCAGCATTCAAACTCTCAAGGGTACATATCAAAATGTAGATGAAATATTAGAAAAAGTTTCTGGTAACAATGTCGAAGTAGAGTTCAACAGAAATGATTTATTTAATGCTCTAAAGAGGCATCAAGTAACTGCTTCAGAGGTTGAATTCTCAATCGAAGGAGAAACCTGTAAGTTAAGCCAGTCTACCGAAGCTGGTAGCGGTGCAGAAAACATCTACTGTAGAAATGATTCGGCAGAGTTCATTACCCTCAATTTACCCATTGATAATTTAGTTAAAGTACTAACTTCGATTAGTTCAGAAACAGTAATTTTCAAGCTGGATTTAGAACCAGATAAAGGTGAGTCAGAGCCTAGTAACAATATTTTGATTCAAGATGGTGATGCTACTTATTGTCTAGCTCAGTTAATTGCCTCAAACCAGTCAGACGAGGAAGACGAAGAATAATAGTCCTGTCGGACTCTAGAAGTTAGATAAAAAAAGCACTTCGATCTTTTAGTTCTAGGTGTGTAACCAATCTGTATTTTGATTTATGAATTTACCAATTAAATATCGACCGATTCGATTCGATCGCGTTGTAGGTCAATCTGTAGCTGTAGAAATTGCCAAAGCTAGTCTGCTTCAGTCGCCATTACAGACTACTTTTCTTTTCGTGGGAGCTTCTGGCTCTGGCAAAACTACTCTTGCTAGAATCATGGCTAGAAGCCTAAATTGTACTAATCGCCAAGGAGTTGAACCCTGTAATCAATGTGATAGTTGTCAAGCTCATCTTAAAGATAATCACCTTGCCATTAGTGAGATTAATGGAGCAGATAAGACTGGAGTTGATGATGTTCGAGACATTATCGAAAAGTGTCAGCTCCATACCCTGGATTCTAAATATCGAGTATTGATTATAGATGAGTGTCATCAAATGAGTAAGCCAGCCCAAAATGCGATGCTCAAACTGTTAGAAGATCCACCGATTGATACAGTCTTTCTCCTTTGTACAACTGAAGAAGATAAGTTGTTAGAAACTATTCGCTCGAGAGCTAGAATTCTTCGCTTCCAAACTGTGGCGAGGGATTTGGTTGCGGGCTATTTGATGAATATTGCCCATCACGAACAAATTCCTTTAACTGAAGCTGAGGCTTACCGAATTTATGAATATAACCAAGGTTCGATCAGACGGTGTTTACAGACTTTGGGTACAGTTTCACAACGGGTTACGGTAGAAGATTTGTGTCCCCAGATAGCTGAAGCTAAGTTACAAACTCTATTGCTAGCGTTTGAAGCCAGGGACTATTTGAGCATCGATCGCACTCTACAAGAATTAATTGGAGACAGATTTTATCCTAAGCACATTTTGAGTGCCTTAGTTGATTACACGATCGCTATGATGACAAGAGCTGATACCAGCAGGAATTTTATCGTTAATGCAGATAAAATTTTAGCGGTACTTATTCCAGCTACTAATAAGCTAGGTAGTGGTAATAATGCTCAAACCAGTTGCCGTTTAATTTTGTACGAGGCTGCTATAGCTTGGCAACCAATGGCTGCCGATCGTCTAGCTAACCAAGTCTCTGATGAGTTAAATCAGCTAGATCGAACTCAAGTGCCTACTTCAGAACAGCTTCAAGCTCAATATGCTCCTGCACCTATGCAACCCCAACCTTATCAGGTTCAAATTCCTATTCCCGTTCAGTTGCAGCCCGAACAGTATGTCCATGGACAGGGCAATCGGCATTCTGTGAATTCGTACCCACCTCAGAATGGAGGTTACCAAAATGGAGTACAGGTAAATCAACAACTCCCGACTTACCAAAATATTCATAACAACGGAGTTTACCAATTGCCGATTCAGTAATCAACGAACCAGAAACAGGTTAAATGGCAAGGCTAGTGTTTTGTCAATTAAAAATTGACGGATAAAGGGAAAGCGATGCAGCGGACGCGAAGCTAATCCTTTAGGGCGGTCTTGGGGGTTTCCACCAAACTAAGCGGTGCGACACGAAGTTAGTCCTTTAGGGCAAGCCCCATGAGCGATATGCGGAGCGGTATCCTTTAGGACTGCATCAAGAAGGGTAAAAGGTTAAAGTAATGTATCCCAATCCAAAAAACTACTCATCATTAATTAGTTGACACAGTGCTAGATTGACGATTATTCCAGTTCAAGAAACTATTTTTAGGGCTGGATTTGTCTTGTCGATAATGGAGAACAATATTTGAAATTAACATCATGCTTTTACTGTTTATAGGTGACGATCGCACCTTAATTGAAGAACAGATCG
The DNA window shown above is from Pleurocapsa minor HA4230-MV1 and carries:
- a CDS encoding uracil-DNA glycosylase, whose product is MVKYRSKSLLGKDSGSLQFNPNVACHSWQELEQYTSSCQTCGLSKSRTQVVAGRYSKNKKADLLIIGEGPGQKEDEQGLAFVGDSGALLDIMLNAVGLDSWYITNVVRCRPPNNRTPTKAECLSCWGFLQSEIVLVQPKAILCLGKVATKTIINSSAKFEKMMRSSHQYFEYPVWVTYHPAYLLRQPQLSEYSPKWEAWQVLCRLKLYLNGLRLKNND
- a CDS encoding AAA family ATPase, whose protein sequence is MNLPIKYRPIRFDRVVGQSVAVEIAKASLLQSPLQTTFLFVGASGSGKTTLARIMARSLNCTNRQGVEPCNQCDSCQAHLKDNHLAISEINGADKTGVDDVRDIIEKCQLHTLDSKYRVLIIDECHQMSKPAQNAMLKLLEDPPIDTVFLLCTTEEDKLLETIRSRARILRFQTVARDLVAGYLMNIAHHEQIPLTEAEAYRIYEYNQGSIRRCLQTLGTVSQRVTVEDLCPQIAEAKLQTLLLAFEARDYLSIDRTLQELIGDRFYPKHILSALVDYTIAMMTRADTSRNFIVNADKILAVLIPATNKLGSGNNAQTSCRLILYEAAIAWQPMAADRLANQVSDELNQLDRTQVPTSEQLQAQYAPAPMQPQPYQVQIPIPVQLQPEQYVHGQGNRHSVNSYPPQNGGYQNGVQVNQQLPTYQNIHNNGVYQLPIQ